The sequence ctTGATTCTTTATTGGTGGTCAATTGGTTGAAAGATGGGAAGTGTAGCTTATGGTATCTAGAGgacttttgggatgaaattctTGGGATTTTATCAAGTCTTAATTTCTAGTTCCAACATGTGTTCAGGGAAGGAAATATGACAACAGATTTTTTGGCTAAAATGGGCATTAGTGGATGTAAAGAAGAATGGTTGTCACAAGGAAACATTCCAATGTTGCTTAAGGGTATTATTCGGACTGATCGTAGCGGCTTACCTTATTTGCGTAAGTCTAAGAAATATAGTTGAGGGCCTTGGTTTTTGCGATTTCgaatttactatttatttgtttggaaaGTTCAGTTGTACATAAGGTATTCCTCCGCCAAAAGTGAGGTTTTATTAAACTGGGGAGGGGTCACTCGTGGACAGGTGAATCTcgactctttaaaaaaaaataataataataaataaataaataaaagatatgatTAAATGTGACTTGctataaatgatgaaatgttatgtttttagcagttaaagtgaaaaatgttctctataagaaaatgtatcccaatttttctaaaaaatgttaAGGAATTTAGATGGGGGACATATATTGATTTTTCTGCATCGCACGCATTTCATtcatcatgcataatttatctttgtgtacGTTGGTAtctaacttactaagatttcaagtaaatctcactccCTATTAACCCACTATTATTTCACTCGAaatgataaaagttaaaagtagTGTCGGGACCCGACAAGGATGGACCAGATGGACCAATGAATTCGATTGATTGAAGAGGAGCTGAAGCATTAGAACGCATGAAGCAGTTGATTTAGCCATGGAGACGTATTATCAAGAATAattgtactaagattatgctACCTCATAATTTGAATTTATGATGATTATGAATGacaatgagatgttttagtttattctggcataagtacTTCTTAGTCACCCATTTTCAGTTGcggttattgcatactgttagatgcatttataggatgcattgcatattaactatcatgaacgggAGTATATACCCTTATGTTACATGTCCCAACGCTCCAACTCTCCTTCCATCCCAAGTGGAGGTTGAGGGCGTCACAATATATATTCAACTTCACAACATGAGCCAAACCTGTATTCCAAAACTTtactattgaatttttttaactcTTAAGTACAATTAAagtattgataaaaaaaactcttaagtACAATTAAagtattgataaaaaaaatatttactgattatatagaagaaaaaatagagttaAAAACATGCTAAATGTAGCTATTTTGTCCACCAAACATAAGTAGCagtttttatctcatttcttcttagaacttttatttcttataaataccATCTAAGGcttgtttaaaaaaagatatgattttatctcatctcatctcaaaattttttataattgtcttctaaacatcattcaaacataaatattttttaatttcaaatttttaattttttttatctaattattaccaaatcattacaatttttttaaacttctaaataaaatacaaaaaataatacaactttttaaaatttcaaaacaaaaattatattaaaatattatattctaacaatattttaatcttataatatttttattcaatattttcttcctattttctaaaagaaaaaagctaaaaTTAATCCATTTCGTGCACTCCTTGGGCACGAAATTCATGTGGCTGCCAACTTGTTAAATAAAACGGTGCGCAGCATGGAATGAAAGGGAAATCCCCCAGACATCTTTCCAGCTCCTCTCCTCTTCGCAGCTGATCGTGTGCATGAAGTGAGAACAATTTCCCTTCGCAGCTCCTCTTCGAAACAGTGCTTAATCTCTCTTATTTCTTCAAAAACCCACTTCAGAAATCTGCAAAAGATAGAAGTTTAATCATCCTTGAACATATAATTGCAACATGTATTATGAGTTATGCTACACTCTAATTTTGCTTAGCTCTTTCagtttcttttgaaaacccccaagttaaaaaaatgtcaagaagaaaaaaaatcccaaaacccatgtttaaaaaaagaagataaaaatagagAATCCTTAATGTTTTTTCTGGGTAATAAGGAAAGCACCCCTGCATATATTTTCTGTATTGTGAGACGATTTGAGTGTTTTAATTGCTGTTGgcaaaaaaaaatgtctttatttGTGGATGTTAATATCTTTTGAATTCGACcctaatatcttttgaaaataggagaatggaaggaaaaaagaagggggcaaccagaaaagaaaataaatagacaatttaaaagagaaatagaaaCTAGTTAATAATCCATTCATTAATAGTTTCACCTTTCTTGTTCTTTGTCTGTGAGTAAAAGTTGAATGCATAATTACCTAAAATCTTTGTCCAAAAGAAAAACAGTCCTAcgcaaaactaaattattagaATCGATCAAAtactaattaaaattatatttggatattgagttaagttaagttgagttgaattgaattttttacgaatagtaatgagttgagataattgaaTGAGTTTTATAAGACctatttaagataaatttatatataattaaatgttaaaataagtttaaatatatttatgtaaaataatgaaataattggATACACCATTAAATATACTGTTCACATGTCAGTAATGTCTCTGCGCATGCAACAATAATTCCAAACTTTCACATTGCTAAAACCGGCTATTCACAGTACGTCAGTACCCCTTCTTACAAGCCCACCGCCCAAGTAATCATATTTATGACAAAAGTTCTGACAAAATGATGGgcctttttcatttcatttgattttttttcaaagccgACACTTCACACGATAAGCAGTCACGTCTATCTACAgtatgaaatgagttgaatctTTTTCAGATGAAAACTCAGCTCAAATTGCGTTTGGATGACAGATTCTGTTCAAATTTGAACTGAAGTGAGCTGTTTCTATCATCCAAACGAATAAGTAGCTAAAGTAGAAAATTTACAGCCTGCCAaagtagaaaaaggaaaaaaattggtgaATTGTGGAAAGCTAATAACTTTAAAGCCTCAGGAATCACATGGCAAGGAaccacaaaagagaaaaagtcagaTTCACCAATATTctaatatctctctctctcaatcaatCTACCTACCAACCATGGTAGTTCGCATCTTCCCAACTCGTAAgtggaacaaaaaaaatgaaagacccCCTCTCTTATTGTTAAAGAGTGGATGCGGCAGATAGGCAGATTACGGCTATTCAAGGTTGGTATTTGTAGCAACagattaaaataaaaggaaaaataacttGCTAATCTTCGAGGGATAAACCtctaatactttttttattaacttgttTAATGCTTTACACAATAAGAGACTTCAGTATTTATAGAAGTCTTATGAACATTAATGACTGTTATAACAGGGATAGTATAGTAATTCTAAGCAAGTAAGTAAGGACCTAAACGAATATTAATGCTTGAATCAACACGTGCGCAGCACATGACTAACTAACAGTTTAACCAACAGATTACATCTTCATGCTCGTTTCCTTTTATACTTCGAGCTTGTCTTTTGATATAAACTGATCATAACAACTGCCCCTTTCTTCAAAAGACCTTTCCCACAAGGTCAGGATAATGAGTCCTCAGCTGTTCTACAGGTTCCCAAGTGGAACTTTCCTCATCCATACCACGCCATTTACCAATAGTTCGATAAAAGGTTTATTGTCCCTAGCAGTCATTCGTCTGTCCAGAATGGCTTCTGGTTCCACCTTAAAATTCCCATGAGCATCAACTAATGGTAACACAGGAGAAATCTGTGAATCAGAGCCAACATATTTCTTCAACCTCGAGACATGAAAGACTGGATGAATTGATGAACTTGGTGGCAACTCGAGCCTGTAAGCTACCTCCCCAATGCATTCCAATATTCTGAAGGGACCATAGTATCTAGCAGCAAGCTTGGATCTGCTGGCTTGACTAATGGTCTGCTGCTTATACTTATGCATCTTCAAATAAACTAAATCATCCACCTGAAACTTCCTTGGAACGTGACATTTATGATATTGCTGCTTCATTGCCATCTGTGCAGCcagcaaattcttttttaacaacTGTAGTATCTCATCTCTTAATTTCAACTCTCTGCCCACAACTTCATTCTGAATAGTACCCTCAACATATTGAATTATGGTTGGAGGAGGGACCCCATATAATGCTTCAAATGGTGTCATTTTAGTCGATGAGTGGACTGAggtattataccaccattcagccCAAGGAAGCCAATGCACCCACTGTTTTGGTCTCTCACTAGcaaaacatctcaaatattgTTGCACACATTTATTCACCACTTCAGTCTGCCCATCTGATTGTGGGTGATAGGCAGATGTAAAGTGTAGTTTAGTTCCTTGTAATTTAAACAACTCTTTCCAGATATTACTTGTGAAAATTACATCTCTATCAGTTACAATGGTGGATGGCAACCCATGTAACTTGAATACCTGAGATGTGAAGACAGCAGCCACTGATGTAGCTGTATAAGGGTGAGATAGAGATAAAAAATGTGCATACTTGGTGAGTCTATCAACTACCACCAATATAACAGAAAACCCTTTTGAACATGGTAAGGACTCAATAAAATCTATGGAGATATCACTCCAAGATCTGCTGGGAAGAGGCAAACGCTACAATAACCCAGCAGGTTGTAAATTCTCTGTCTTGCATCTTCGGCAAACTTGATATTCCTTTATAAATTGCTTAATGTCTCTTCTCATACCACTCCATATAAAGTCTACCCTTGCTCGATGTAGAGCCTTGTGATAACCAGAATGGCTCCCAAAGGCACTGCTATGTATAAACTGCAGGACTTGATCCTTCATAGGGGGTGAGGATGACAAAAACAGCCTACCTTTCTTGAATAACAACCCATTTCTGACTTCAAACTTCTTATCAGAAAACTTGCCTTCTTGGAGCTTTTTACAAATAGCTGAAATTTCTTCATCATCCAAGTAAGAATGTCTCAATTGCTCTAACCAGAGGGGATCAAGAACTGTTATAGCCATCATTTCGACAGCTCCTTCCTCCACTTCCTCTCTTCTCAAAAGACTATCTGCTACCACATTATCCTTGCCATGCTTATATTCTATTGTAAAATCATAACCAAGTAGCTTGGTAATCCACTTTTGTTGAGATGGAGTTCCTATCTTTTGTTCCAATAGAAACTTCAAACTTTGTTGATCtgttttaattacaaactcAGCGCCCAACAGGTATGGCCTCCATTTCTTCACGGCTAATACAATTGCAAGgaattctttttcatatgtGGAGAGGTACAGTGCTTTTCCCTTCAAGGCTTGACTCAAGAATGCTAAAGGCCTCCCTTCTTGACTCAAGACAACACCAATCCCTCTACCAGAAGCATCACACTCCAACAAGAATGGCTCGGAGAAATCTGGTAAGGCCAAGACAAGTGGGTTTGTCACAACCTTTTTCAGATCTTCAAATGTTGTAGTAGCTTCAGCTTTCCAATAGAAGACATCTTTCTTCAATAAATTTGTCAATGGGGCAGCAATGGAACCATACCCTTTGACAAATTTCCTGTAGTAACCAGTTAGACCAAGAAATCCTCTTAATGACTTAAGGGATTTTGGTATAGGCCACTCAAGCATTGCCTTGATCTTTGCTGGATCTGCTTTGACACCCTGTGCAGAGACTAAGTGTCCCAAATATTCGATCTTCCCCACAAGCAAACCTGCACTTACTCTTTTTTGCAAAAAGAGTGTTTGCTGCCAATGTATCCAATACCACAAAAAGATGTGCTATATGTTCATCTATTGATTTACTATagatcaaaatatcataaaaaaaaaacaataacaaactttcttaaaaaagGTTGAAAGATCTCATTCATCAAGGATTGAAAAGTAGCTGGAGCATTGGTTAAGCCAAAGAGTATAACCAGAAATTCATACTGCCCTTGGTGTGTTCTAAATGCAGTTTTTTCAATATCCTCCTCCTTCACACGAATCTGGTGGTACCCAGATTTAAGatctaatttagaaaaaattgaggCTCCATGCAATTCATCCAAGAGTTCATCAATGACAGGGATAAGGAATTTGTGTTTAACTGTTTCCTTATTTAAACccctataatctatacacatacACCATGATCTATCAGATTTTCTCACCAAGAGGACATGTGATGAGAAGGGGGATTAACTGCTCCTTATTACTCCAGCATCCAAtaattccttaactattttttctatttcagatttttggaaaaaaggaTACCTGTAAGGTCGAGCAGATATTGGCATGGTCCCCTCCTTGAGGGTTATTTGGTGATCTTTAGTTCTTCTTGGAGGCAAGCCTTTTGGTTCAGCAAAGACATGGTCGTATTTAGCCAACACTGCCTCAATATCAGCAACATATATGCCCACCTCATGGTCTGTCTCCTTAGCAACAAGCTGAAGTATCATGCCCTTTCTCTCCACCATAGTGAGTTGGCAAATCTGAACATCTTCCACAAACGCAGGCTTGCTGGAACTCAAGCCCCTAAGTGTGACAGAACTCTTGCCATTGGTAAATGTCATGGTTAGGTTAGTAAAATCCCACAAGATAGGACCTAAGGTTCGCAACCATTGCATACCAACCACCACATCACAGCCTCCCAATGGTAGTAAGAAAAAATCAGTGTTGAAATGGTGGCCTTGCATCTGAAATTGTAAATTCTGGACCAGACATTCACCATTCATCATTTCCCATTGGCTACCCTTACTTCAATTTGTCCATTATGTTTGACAGCTAACCCCACCTTCCTTGCTATCATAGGGTCAAGGAAATTGTGTGTACTGCCAGTGTCAACAAGGACTATCACTGAGCAGTTCTTAACCTTGCCATGAACTCTCATAGTTTTTGGGCTTATATAACTTGCAATTGCATGGAATGAAATTTCAGGCACCTCAGTGTCTATTCGCACAGGTTCATTAGTTTCCTATGAATCTTGTTGATTTCCTTCTTCCCTCTCAGCATCTTGTAACCATTCCAATCCTGCCATTTCAAAGAGCTTGGGCTTAGTACACTTATAACCAGGCTGCCAGTTATCCTCACAGAAGTAGCAAACCCCTTTGTCCCTTTTTGCTTTCATCTCTGCTGGTGTAAGTCTTTCAAACGGAGCTGAGGTTTTGAAGCCATTAGGCTTTGGGCCAGAAAACCCTTCTTTCCTCATTGAATTAGCAAGAACTGAATTGCTGCTCTCACTAGGAACAGAAACAAAAGAGGAGGGGAACCTATTGTTTTCCCGAGTGCTATTGATATATTCTTCTTGAATCTTGGCTAATCCAAAAGCAGTATTCAAGGTTTGAGGGTGCACCATTCTCACAGAAAGTCGTATCTCATCCCTAAGGCCACTCAAGAAGCAAgaaagtttataattttcagaCAAGCCTTTCAATCTATTTGAAAGGACCTCAAACTGAGTTTTGTATGCACCAACTGTAGAAGTTTGCCTCAACCTCGTAATGGCCTCCATAGGGTCATCATAAGAAGAACTCCCAAACCTTAACTAAACTGCCTCAACAAAGGAATTCCAAGAATGGAAAGAATCAGTCTCCTCAACATCTTGAAACCAAACTAAGGCATTCCTCTCCATATAAAACGAGGCCATCATGATCTTCTGTCCCATCTGGCATTGGGTGTAAGGCAAAATAATGATTTACCTTATAGATCCATCCAGCTGGATTGTCACCAttaaatcttgaaaaatctAACTTGATGCTACGAAACTACATACCagaattcagagatgagttttCCATGAGAACCCTATCAGCATTCTTGCCATTCCCATTCCGAGCAGTTCTTCCTCCATTCATGGCTTCCAACAAAAGGCCCATCTTTGAATTCAAACCCTCCAAAGCACTCTGATGATCTGCAACTCGCTTCTCTTGCAGTTCTTGATTTTGCTTCAACCCCAGAACAATCTTCTCCAGTTCTTTGAACCGTGTGCCTTCTGCCattgaaagataaaagaaagaaaattttgtgCCCAGAATTCGAAGGGCTTTGATGCCAATTGTAGCAGCAAACtagaataaaaggaaaaataacttGCTGATCTTCGAGGGATCAGAAACCtccaatactttttttattaacttgttCAATGCTTTACACAATAAGAGACTTCAGTATTTATAGAAGTCTTATGAACGTTAATGACCGTTACAACAGGGGTAGTATAGTAATTCTAAGCAAGTAAGTAAGGACCTAAACGTATATTAATGCTTGAATCAACATGTGCGCAGCACATGACTAACTAATAGTTTAACCAACAGATTACATCCTCATGCTCGTTTCCTTTTATACTTCGAGCTTCTCTTCTAATATAAAATGATCATAACAATATTTTTGGTTTCGCAACACTGTATTTTTGCAACGAAGGAGCAAAAAATAATTCCGGGGGTGAGAGAGACGTGCCGTGGTGGAGACATGCTAGAAAATCATCAGAACAAGCTGCTCAGAACTTGATCGTCGGAACAAGCTGGTTCGTTAGCGAAAAAGCAAGCTCCAGTCCCAGACGTCTTCTCCCTCAAGTTTCGTTTAGCTTGTTTtgcattttatctaattttacaaaaacGCCCTGCCATGTCAGCAGGGGTGCACAAGGTTTGCGCCAACTtcgttactatttacaaaatctcATCTTATCCCATTATgtcattaatattcaaaatttggcAGCCATGGCCTAGttcgtgcttttttttttaataataattttattaaatttcttaatttttattttatttatattaatctatttttcgtcctttttttttataataaaagctttaacattttttgtttttaaaacatctttatgagtttcttaaattttaattgattaaaaatattaatgttattcttcatatttatgagttttttctaatttattttattttaaaatcttgtaaacttttttgttttgtatttgtttatattttacttattttttaaatgattttataaatttttttaatcttatgttgttagtagattttatttttgtgatttattttattttatttttgttgatttctaaaactttattagtaaagatttttattctttttctatttttctatttttcatttaattttgtttactACTCAAGCTGTAGTAGCAAACAGACTAtgttttttggatatttttaaatatatattatttttattgagagAAAGGAATTTCGAACTTAGGCTTCCATTTTAAAAGCTAAgggttatatatttttaaatattgaatgtATATAAAATGATGTATTGTCTTGTTGGCATGTTATGATGTAGTAGTCAAAGACCACATCTACTTTCCTTTTAGAACAATAATTGAGTTTtgatagaaattattttaaaaagaaataacttagagtaatgttagatacagtctaGAGTATATAAGTTTTAAGCactattgtttttaaaaatggaatctataattaaacaaataatttttttatgtaagtctcaaatttatctatttttttcaaaaaaaatacgCAAGACTTACATATCTTAAAACTGCAAATAACATTTCATAACTTATACAATctaattctatatacaatcaTTAAGTGCATAAACgtcacgtaattattttaaaaaaaaatgtgatctactattaaaaaaatattttttttatataaatctgatattttatttatttttttaaaacgattacgtaACAATTacacaattcataattataaatatattttctctaaatttaaTTACTGTTCTCAACCTTTTAAAGCGTACCAATTTcgaaaagtatatataaataatgtaaGATAGATCCGAacaataatttatataacttttttaatttcttacgGTATAAATTATAATTGCTGAAAAGTATTCTTGAGCTAGTTCATACACGAAGAAGTTATTGTGACAATGACAAGTACCagcaaaaagataaaagatacgAGTTCTGACAATGACATACTGCGTTCGAATATCACCTTACTGCGGGTTACTAGCAGTCTAACACAGCTTTAAGATTTTAGAGCAGACGAAGTCACGAAATCCTTGATTTGCTCAACCAACTGCGACGCCTCGGGCAACTCGGGAAACACATAAAATGCGTGGATCGACTTTGGATACTCGAGTAACCTCGCCTCTTTTCCCGATTTCTTCAACCATTCGTAGTACCTCTTCTGCCAGTCCTGTAACGGATCGAATCCCCCACCACCACAAGTGTATCCGGATAGTCCAAACCCGAAATTTCAACTGCATTCGGCCCGCTCACATTTGCGGCCTCGTGGTCCCTGTTCGCCCCCTCAGGCAAGAATGCCTTCCACATCCAATCCGTACGGTCCAACGAAACTACCGGCGCCCTCAATAATCGGATCTCCGATTCCGTTCGCTCCTCTCCCCCGAAAAACGGCTGGATTGATACCAATCCGACGATCTTTACTCTTCGAAATCTCTCCCCAAAAGCCCTGACCGCTACATGGTGAGCCAAGTTCGCACCGGCGCTATCACCCGCCAAAAAGCACTTGGACGCGTCCGCCATATCGGGCAATACCGATACGTCATGGTTGCGATCAAGAAATTTCAGGACGTCGAGTCCGTCGTCGTATTGACAAGGGAAACGATGCTCTGGGGAGAGACGGTAATGGACGGAGATAACAACGGCGGGGAGTTCACGTGCGAAGCGGCGGCAAACGGCGTCGTAGGCTTTggaggagggagagaggaaggCGAAACCACCGCCGTGGTAGAAGATGAGAACCGGGAGGGAAGTTGAAGTAGTCGCGGTGGGAGTGAAGAGGCGAAACCAGAGATTGCGGATCGGATCGACGATGATGTCGGAAGATTTGACGCCGTTGATGGGTTTGGGATTGGCAGGTGTTGTAAAATCGAGGAGGGAGATGAGACGGCGGTTTATGGTGCGGTTAGGACGGCGAACGACGTCAGTGGCGGCCGACAGGAGGGCGACGGAAAGGCGCGTCTTCCATGGGAGGGCCGGCGATACTGAATGTGATGAGTTACTACTGCACATATCTGAAAGCTGTGCTCTGGCAACAATTGGACGAAGATGAACGGCGAGAGCGAGTTGTCTAAATAGCTTATAAAATGCGGGATCTGAAATCTCAAGAATCCTGGCCGTTTATTGCATCGAGCGGTGTGAAAAATGTCACTTGCATGAACacttaggtaattttttttatttaaaagaaataaaaaataccttacatttaatattaatgaataGTTTAGTGCGAGGAATCacttgtaaaaagattttttctcttttaaaacacatcattaaaatttattttttttattttatatactgatttttacgatatatcatatattaatatatttattttttctttacatcatttaaatgttatattatttaataatttttgaaaaaaaaaagtacaaggaGAGAAATTATTGTGAGAGacaaaatacatgaaaagagaaaaaataaataaaatatttttatacaattcaCGCTACATGTAGTCAAATACTATagtaaaatggaaaataaatttaaaaatatgttatccGTCGGAAGTAGTTTGGCACTACTTTTCTacaaattttagataaaaataagttttacaaAACTCATTCGGAGTGCTCTCCTTGTTTGGCCACCAATgtctttcaatatttttcaaaatttatcatcttatgtAGTAACATCATTTCCAAACAAACAATAAGGACATAGTtggataattatataaaatgagaatttttttaataatagtaaaattattttatttaaaatattttattagattttagaaaatgagagagaaaaaattaaatacaattattataaaattaaaagattatttgaatataattttttaatgttattttattttgaaatttgacaaaattgtattacttttttatattttttttgaaaatttgataaacttgtaatgattagatgaaagaTAATGCTAGAGACAGTCATAGGTTGTGCAAGCACGGTACActacttttgaaaacaataaggtctatattaaaaaattaaatttttcatgtaagtctcaaatttactcatttttttcaaaaacagtATATAACGTTTACGTattttatgattgtaaatattatttcttagaTAGACTCCATATTTATTCGCTCAATGACTTTATATAGTATTATactttagatgaaaatgttaagagtttaaaattaaaaaatattttatatttgactaatatttgataatgaaattataaaaaaaattataatatcaagtATCCGAAGATTCTGAACAAGCAGGAGCAGACAATTGTGCCATTCTTAGGTACAGATTGTTTGCTTTAGCCAAGAGCCTAATGACCTAATGTCATATAATTCGATTTTCCAAATGAAAAACCTAGGTTCAAAACTCCCACctccttaaaaataaaaataaaatctgaagTTGTTTTTTAAGGCTTagtttgaataatgatttgggatgagatgaattgagatagtttgtaaatagtaatgaaatgatttataaatagtaatgaaataatttgaattaaaatgttttatgtagttttagaaaatgagggagaaaaagttaaataaaaatagtattaagttaaaatattattataatataattttattttagaatttgaaaa comes from Juglans microcarpa x Juglans regia isolate MS1-56 chromosome 8S, Jm3101_v1.0, whole genome shotgun sequence and encodes:
- the LOC121244401 gene encoding LOW QUALITY PROTEIN: probable carboxylesterase 18 (The sequence of the model RefSeq protein was modified relative to this genomic sequence to represent the inferred CDS: inserted 1 base in 1 codon), which produces MCSSNSSHSVSPALPWKTRLSVALLSAATDVVRRPNRTINRRLISLLDFTTPANPKPINGVKSSDIIVDPIRNLWFRLFTPTATTSTSLPVLIFYHGGGFAFLSPSSKAYDAVCRRFARELPAVVISVHYRLSPEHRFPCQYDDGLDVLKFLDRNHDVSVLPDMADASKCFLAGDSAGANLAHHVAVRAFGERFRRVKIVGLVSIQPFFGGEERTESEIRLLRAPVVSLDRTDWMWKAFLPEGANRDHEAANVSGPNAVEISGLDYPDTLVVVXGFDPLQDWQKRYYEWLKKSGKEARLLEYPKSIHAFYVFPELPEASQLVEQIKDFVTSSALKS